From one Xiphophorus hellerii strain 12219 chromosome 18, Xiphophorus_hellerii-4.1, whole genome shotgun sequence genomic stretch:
- the LOC116707824 gene encoding myelin protein zero-like protein 2 isoform X2, with protein sequence MCVKGLFIIAVLFGLAASGVLQVSGMRVYTSGDVEAVNGTDVRLKCTFDSSAKINPDLVIISWTFKPLSGGRVDRIFHYQQKPYPPLDGIFKKRISWAGDIMGSDASIILREVKFIYNGTYTCQVTNPPDVHGPVGEIRLRVVKTASFNELLYLVLAIGGGIAAVVFCLIVIVSCRRCKRKHRQRQLEGDEEVPRKERKDPTAWSFF encoded by the exons ATGTGCGTAAAGGGGCTGTTTATTATCGCCGTCCTGTTTGGACTCGCAGCTTCAG gtgttttgcaGGTGAGCGGAATGCGTGTTTACACATCTGGGGATGTTGAGGCGGTCAATGGAACAGATGTTCGTCTCAAATGCACATTTGACAGTTCAGCCAAGATCAACCCTGATCTTGTCATCATCTCCTGGACTTTCAAACCCCTTTCAGGAGGCCGAGTAGATAGG ATTTTTCATTACCAGCAAAAACCATATCCGCCTCTCGATGGCATCTTTAAGAAGCGCATCTCTTGGGCTGGTGATATCATGGGGAGTGATGCCTCCATCATACTTCGGGAGGTCAAGTTCATCTATAATGGCACCTACACCTGCCAGGTGACAAATCCTCCTGATGTTCATGGCCCAGTTGGGGAGATTCGTCTTCGTGTTGTCAAAACAG CTTCTTTCAACGAACTTCTCTACCTGGTCCTGGCCATTGGAGGTGGCATCGCCGCTGTGGTCTTTTGTCTCATAGTCATCGTGTCCTGCAGGAGATGCAagagaaaacacagacagaggCAGCTGGAGGGTGATGAAGAGGTTCCCCGCAAAGAGAGGAAAGACCCCACTGCGTG
- the LOC116707824 gene encoding myelin protein zero-like protein 2 isoform X1: MCVKGLFIIAVLFGLAASGVLQVSGMRVYTSGDVEAVNGTDVRLKCTFDSSAKINPDLVIISWTFKPLSGGRVDRIFHYQQKPYPPLDGIFKKRISWAGDIMGSDASIILREVKFIYNGTYTCQVTNPPDVHGPVGEIRLRVVKTASFNELLYLVLAIGGGIAAVVFCLIVIVSCRRCKRKHRQRQLEGDEEVPRKERKDPTACHPSKAIHLYLSETSLEIDSSDGMISDPSTGDPSSSEDDGPRSDDDSD, translated from the exons ATGTGCGTAAAGGGGCTGTTTATTATCGCCGTCCTGTTTGGACTCGCAGCTTCAG gtgttttgcaGGTGAGCGGAATGCGTGTTTACACATCTGGGGATGTTGAGGCGGTCAATGGAACAGATGTTCGTCTCAAATGCACATTTGACAGTTCAGCCAAGATCAACCCTGATCTTGTCATCATCTCCTGGACTTTCAAACCCCTTTCAGGAGGCCGAGTAGATAGG ATTTTTCATTACCAGCAAAAACCATATCCGCCTCTCGATGGCATCTTTAAGAAGCGCATCTCTTGGGCTGGTGATATCATGGGGAGTGATGCCTCCATCATACTTCGGGAGGTCAAGTTCATCTATAATGGCACCTACACCTGCCAGGTGACAAATCCTCCTGATGTTCATGGCCCAGTTGGGGAGATTCGTCTTCGTGTTGTCAAAACAG CTTCTTTCAACGAACTTCTCTACCTGGTCCTGGCCATTGGAGGTGGCATCGCCGCTGTGGTCTTTTGTCTCATAGTCATCGTGTCCTGCAGGAGATGCAagagaaaacacagacagaggCAGCTGGAGGGTGATGAAGAGGTTCCCCGCAAAGAGAGGAAAGACCCCACTGCGTG CCACCCATCAAAGGCCATCCACCTCTACCTGTCAGAGACATCATTAGAGATTGACAGTTCAGATGGCATGATCTCAGACCCCAGCACCGGAGACCCAAGCTCCTCAGAGGATGATGGCCCTAGATCGGATGATGACTCTGACTGA